In the Terriglobus sp. RCC_193 genome, TGGAACACATCCGCTGATTTCATGGCGGCACGGTCAGATTCCAGCATTGCTGGAGGCTTTCGGCGCTTCGAAGACTTTGATACCTGACAGCAAGTGGCCGGACGATGTGTATGACTGGGTGATTGTCCTGTCGTTCGACGCAAACGGCAAACTCACTTCACAACGGCTGATCCATGAGGACCTGAAGATCGCGCTGCGGTAAGAGCCTGATCGCGGTAACGCGAATGAACATACTGGTCATCGAAGACGATACGCGGATTGCAGCCCTGGTGAACCGTGCACTGCGTGAAGAAGGCCACCGTGTGAGCATTTGCTATGACGGACATGAAGGTGAGGAGTGCCTGTTAAACGGACAGTTTGACGTCGCTCTGCTGGACATCCTTCTTCCCGGTATTGATGGCTTTACTGTGTTGGAGCGTGTGCGCCGCAAGTTGTGCAAGACACCCATCCTGATGCTGACGGCGGTGGATGCAGTGCCAAAGATCGTGGATGCTTTCGATCGTGGTGCAGATGATTACCTGGTGAAGCCATTCATCCTGGAGATCCTGCTGGCTCGGGTAACAGCGCTTGGCCGACGCGTTATTCGCGAAGATCCGCAAGCGCTCAGCGCGGGCGATATCGTTCTGGATCCGGGCCGTCGAGTTGCTATCCGCAATCGCAAAGAGATCGCGCTGACACGCAAGCAATACGTGCTGCTGGAAACTCTGATGCGCCGCAAAGGCCTTGTCACTTCGCGCGAGCAGTTAATTGAAGCTGGCTGGGAATTTGCGGCAGACGTAAAGGAGAACACGCTGGATGTGTATATCCACGGGCTGCGCTCAAAACTTCAGGTAGATCACACGGTGATCCGTACGGTGCATGGCATCGGCTACATCTTTGAAGAGGGATAGGCTGATGCTTTCGGTGCGCGCAAAACTCGCGCTGTTGTATTCGCTTGTCATGTTCACAGGGCTGGTGCTCTTCGGCATGCTGACGTACGGTCTGCTGCACTATGAACTCATCCAGGGCAAACAAACACATCTGGATGGGCGAGAGGCGCGACTCATCAGTCTTCTGCAAACGAATGAGGCTTCGCGTACGCAGGCCAGCATCATCGAGCAGTTGAAGAACTACGCTCTGGTGACGCACGAAGGCAATCTCTTCCACATACGTAATGCGGATGGCTCGTGGATGTTTCCTACGGATCAACCAGGGCCAGACCTGCCACAATCGGAGGGATGCGAACATCCAACCTACGGCACGGTCATCCTTCAGGGTGGGCCGGTATTAGTGTTGTGCCATGCCATGTTGCTGAAGGGGCAACCGGTGCGTCTCTACATCGGTGGCGTGCTGGATGAAGAGGCCATCATCCTCAGCAGGTACCGCAACGCGCTGTTCCTTCTCTTGCCTGCGCTGCTGATTGTGGCATCGGTCAGCGGATATCTTTTGAGCCGCCATGCTTTGAAGCCGGTGGATCGTATTACGCGTGCCGCATTGGAAATTGGTGTTGGCAATCTCTCCAGCAGATTGCCCGTGCCCACGGCGCGTGATGAAGTGCAGAACCTGGTGATTGCCTGGAATCAGCTATTGGCAAGGCTTGAAGCTGCGGTGTTGCGACTGAGCCGCTTCTCCGCAGATGCATCGCATGACATTCGTACTTCCATCACCGTCATGCTGGCGACGGCACAGCTCTCGTTAATTCGCCCACGCGAAGAAGACGAATATAGGCATGACCTGGAGAAGATTGTCACGGAGTGCCGCACTGCCACTACGCTGCTGGATGCGTTGCTGACGCTTGCGCAGAGCGACAACTTCATCAATGAAGTGCAGTTTAAGCGGGTTGATTTATCAGAGTTGGTCGTAAGTGGATGCCGGCGTGTGGAAGACCTTGCCGAATCCTGCAGCATCTACCTTGACTGGCAACTTCCAGAGCAATCGATCAGCGTTAACGGCGATGAGGTTTTATTGCAGCGCCTGCTCGGCATCCTGCTGGACAACGCGATTCGCTATACGCCGCAGCATGGCGAAATTCGAGTAGAGGTTTCCTGGGGCGGGATGCGACCGCGCGTTACGGTGCGCGATACCGGTGTGGGCATGCCGGAAAGCGTGCGCGCGCATGTCTTCGATCGCTTTTATCAGGCGGATCTGCGAGAAGGGAAATCGCGCGCTGGCAATGGTCTTGGCCTTTCCATCGGGAGATGGATTGCAGACGCTCACGGTGCGGATTTAGCGGTGGAAAGTACACCTCTTCAGGGGTCCACATTCCACATCGATTTCCCTGAAGGAGACGAACTGCACGTTTCCAGCGAAGCGA is a window encoding:
- a CDS encoding response regulator transcription factor — protein: MNILVIEDDTRIAALVNRALREEGHRVSICYDGHEGEECLLNGQFDVALLDILLPGIDGFTVLERVRRKLCKTPILMLTAVDAVPKIVDAFDRGADDYLVKPFILEILLARVTALGRRVIREDPQALSAGDIVLDPGRRVAIRNRKEIALTRKQYVLLETLMRRKGLVTSREQLIEAGWEFAADVKENTLDVYIHGLRSKLQVDHTVIRTVHGIGYIFEEG
- a CDS encoding ATP-binding protein yields the protein MLSVRAKLALLYSLVMFTGLVLFGMLTYGLLHYELIQGKQTHLDGREARLISLLQTNEASRTQASIIEQLKNYALVTHEGNLFHIRNADGSWMFPTDQPGPDLPQSEGCEHPTYGTVILQGGPVLVLCHAMLLKGQPVRLYIGGVLDEEAIILSRYRNALFLLLPALLIVASVSGYLLSRHALKPVDRITRAALEIGVGNLSSRLPVPTARDEVQNLVIAWNQLLARLEAAVLRLSRFSADASHDIRTSITVMLATAQLSLIRPREEDEYRHDLEKIVTECRTATTLLDALLTLAQSDNFINEVQFKRVDLSELVVSGCRRVEDLAESCSIYLDWQLPEQSISVNGDEVLLQRLLGILLDNAIRYTPQHGEIRVEVSWGGMRPRVTVRDTGVGMPESVRAHVFDRFYQADLREGKSRAGNGLGLSIGRWIADAHGADLAVESTPLQGSTFHIDFPEGDELHVSSEAIAELSQF